The nucleotide window TCAAAGGGTCGATAATTTGGACAGCCATTTTTTTATTTAGTTTCCCAGGCTGTACTGTAAATTTAGGTAAACTTCCGACTTTTAAAGTCAAAGGATTTTCTATCTTTTGATTTAATTGAATAACATCACCTATTGCCATTGTTAAGAAATCTTCGATTGTTATATCAGTCGTTCCTAACTCAGCAATTACAGGTAAATCAGCTTGTTTTACACGAGTTTCTAGCATTTTAGTTTGTTCTGGAGAGATTTCTTTTGTATTTGTCTGCATCCAGTAACGAACAGATAAATTAGGAACAATTGGTTCTAAAACAACATGTGGAATACAAATATTAATCATCCCAGTTGTTTCACCAATTATTGTATTTAACGAAATTACAACTACTGTTTCATTCGGTGAAATCATTTGTAGGAACTGTGGATTTACTTCTAATTCCACAAGCATAGGATCAATTTCTGCAACATTCTCCCATGCTTCCCTTAAATTATCAAATGAACGCTCGAATAAATTCGTCATAATTTTTGTCTCAATCTCAGTTAAATTGTCAACGTTACTATGACTTGCTCCAGTACCACCCATTAAACGATCTAACATTGAATATGCAATGTTCGGATTAATTTCCATAAGAATATTCCCGTCTAATGGCGGTACTTCGAAAACATTAATTAATGTCATATTCGGAATTGAACGAACAAATTCTTCAAACGGAATTTGGTCAACCGATGCTACTGTAATTTGTACATAACTTCTAAGCTGTGCTGAAAAGAATGTTGTTAACAGTCGCGCAAAATTTTCATGTATTCGGGTCAAACTTCGGATTTGATCTTTTGAGAAGCGCAATGCTCGTTTAAAGTCATAAACCTTAACCTTACGAGATTCTTCTTCTTTTCTCATGTCTGCTGCATTCATTTCACCGGTTGATATCGCTGATAATAGCGCATCAATCTCGGACTGAGACATTATATCTCCTGCCATTTGCCCACCTCCATTTCATGATGTTTCAAAATGTTTACTTCTCTTTTACTGCAGAACATAGGAGGTAATATACACTTGTGTTACTTCACCATTTTGCATTAATTCATTCACTTGCGACTTAATAGCATTTTGGAATGTAACTTTACCTTGTTTACCTTCTAAAGATTCCTTTTCCATTTCAGATAATTCTTGAATGACAATATTCTTCACTTGGAAATCACGCTTCAATAGCTCTTCTCCAGCATCTTTATCTGAACCTTGAACTTTAAGTGAAATGCGTACAAAACTTCCATCTGCTAAATTCGTCGTAATCTCTGGAATGTCTACAGAGGATTCAACAATTTCATCAATTGTTGGTTCAGTTGCTGCTGAACCTTTGTCAAGCTGTGTTAATAACACCACAACAATAACACCAATTAAAGTAATCGTCACTAACATAATGAGCATAATTGTTAATAGTTTATTGTTCTTCATCTTCTTCACCTCTTAGATGCGGGTTTGATAGTGCTTGTATATGTTGATAAAAGGTTGTTACCTTTTGTCGCACCTGATTTTCAGTTTCTAAAACAATGAATTTACGCCCAGTCGTTAGCGTAATCGTTGTGTCTGGAAAAGCTTCGACTGTTTCTATGTATAGAGCGTTTAAAGTAAATGCTTTGCCATTTAGGCGCGTTACTTCAATCATTGAAATGGGGCCGGACCTACGTAGAGAGCCGGCCCGACCCTCCCTTACAATGAATTATTATGATAATAAATAGGTTAACCTATCGTTTTAAGTTTACAAGTTCTTGTAATATCTCATCTGAAGTAGTAATAATACGAGAGTTCGCTTGGAAACCACGTTGTGCAACAATCATCTCCGTAAATTCTTCAGAAAGGTCTACGTTTGACATTTCAAGGAAACTAGAGTTAACTGATCCGATACCTGCTTGAGTCCCCACTTGTACTAAAGGATCTCCAGAGTTCGCAGACATTTGGAAGTAGTTAGATCCAGTTTTTTCTAAACCAGAAGCGTTTGGAAATTTAGCTAATAAAGCTTGCCCTGCGAATTGTAACTTACCATTAACGTCAACATAGTAAACAGAACCATCTTGTGAAATAGACATGGATTGAGCATTCGTTGGAATTCTTAGTGGCCCCGTTGTACCAGCTGCTGGTGTAATTTGTCCATCTACATATAGATTGTCAGTTCCCTGTGCTAAATCTGCACGATCGTCATCTGACATACTCTCCGCATCCGGATCTACTTCCGCATATAAATTTTCGTTAGCAACACCTACTAAATATTTTCCATCTCCATTTACTAGGTACCCGTATTTATCCATATACATATTTCCTGCTCGAGTATATTGAATATTAGTGAAGCCATCTGCTAACAATGGATTTTGCGTTAAATCTTCCATATCATCAGGAGTTGGTGCTGCATCAGCAGCAGAATCTGCTACCATAAAGAAACCATCTCCAGAGATAGCTAAGTCAAGTGTACGCCCTGTTGATTGCATTGAACCCGGGTTGTGAACTGTATCAATCGCTGCAAGTTGAGAACCTAATCCTACTTGAATGGCATTGACACCACCACGTGTTGCTGAAGGAGCAGATGCCCCTGCTTGTGTTTGTGAAATTAAATCTTTAAAAATTGTACGTTCCTTTTTAAAACCATACGTATTAACATTAGAAATGTTATTACCAATAACGTCTAACTTTGTCTGGAAATTTTTTAAACCTGAAATACCTGAATACATTGAACGTAACATAGTATGCCGTTCTCCCTTCAAT belongs to Solibacillus sp. FSL R7-0682 and includes:
- a CDS encoding flagellar hook-basal body complex protein — protein: MLRSMYSGISGLKNFQTKLDVIGNNISNVNTYGFKKERTIFKDLISQTQAGASAPSATRGGVNAIQVGLGSQLAAIDTVHNPGSMQSTGRTLDLAISGDGFFMVADSAADAAPTPDDMEDLTQNPLLADGFTNIQYTRAGNMYMDKYGYLVNGDGKYLVGVANENLYAEVDPDAESMSDDDRADLAQGTDNLYVDGQITPAAGTTGPLRIPTNAQSMSISQDGSVYYVDVNGKLQFAGQALLAKFPNASGLEKTGSNYFQMSANSGDPLVQVGTQAGIGSVNSSFLEMSNVDLSEEFTEMIVAQRGFQANSRIITTSDEILQELVNLKR
- the fliL gene encoding flagellar basal body-associated protein FliL; protein product: MKNNKLLTIMLIMLVTITLIGVIVVVLLTQLDKGSAATEPTIDEIVESSVDIPEITTNLADGSFVRISLKVQGSDKDAGEELLKRDFQVKNIVIQELSEMEKESLEGKQGKVTFQNAIKSQVNELMQNGEVTQVYITSYVLQ
- the fliM gene encoding flagellar motor switch protein FliM; amino-acid sequence: MAGDIMSQSEIDALLSAISTGEMNAADMRKEEESRKVKVYDFKRALRFSKDQIRSLTRIHENFARLLTTFFSAQLRSYVQITVASVDQIPFEEFVRSIPNMTLINVFEVPPLDGNILMEINPNIAYSMLDRLMGGTGASHSNVDNLTEIETKIMTNLFERSFDNLREAWENVAEIDPMLVELEVNPQFLQMISPNETVVVISLNTIIGETTGMINICIPHVVLEPIVPNLSVRYWMQTNTKEISPEQTKMLETRVKQADLPVIAELGTTDITIEDFLTMAIGDVIQLNQKIENPLTLKVGSLPKFTVQPGKLNKKMAVQIIDPLKGGDEDE
- a CDS encoding flagellar FlbD family protein produces the protein MIEVTRLNGKAFTLNALYIETVEAFPDTTITLTTGRKFIVLETENQVRQKVTTFYQHIQALSNPHLRGEEDEEQ